In a genomic window of Pelecanus crispus isolate bPelCri1 chromosome 1, bPelCri1.pri, whole genome shotgun sequence:
- the RASL11A gene encoding ras-like protein family member 11A: MRLPSMSQPFLLAPIAECAPGPPGPQVRLAVLGARGVGKSAMIVRFLTKRFIGDYEPNTGNLYSRLVHLEGDHVAVQIQDTPGCIQVQEDFVQALDSLSRCVKWAEGFLLVYSITDYSSYQSVRPLYQHVRKVHPDARTPIIVVGNKADLLHARQVQAKEGLQLANELGSLFLEISTSDDSQGVCDVFQYLCKEVSKLQHASSMDRRRSSIIPRPKSPNMQDLKRRFKQALSSKVK, from the exons ATGCGCCTGCCGAGCATGTCCCAGCCCTTCCTGCTGGCGCCCATCGCCGAGtgcgccccggggccgcccggcccccaGGTCCGCCTGGCCGTGCTGGGCGCCCGCGGCGTCGGCAAGAGCG CGATGATCGTGCGGTTCCTGACGAAGCGGTTCATCGGGGACTACGAGCCCAACACAG gcaACCTCTACTCCAGGCTGGTCCATCTGGAGGGCGACCACGTTGCCGTGCAGATCCAAGACACGCCGGGGTGCATCCAG GTGCAGGAGGACTTCGTGCAGGCGCTGGACTCCCTGTCCAGGTGTGTGAAGTGGGCAGAGGGCTTCCTCCTGGTTTACTCCATCACAGACTACAGCAGCTACCAGTCAGTCCGACCTCTCTATCAGCACGTACGCAAGGTCCACCCAGATGCCAGGACTCCCATCATCGTCGTGGGGAACAAAGCAGACCTCCTCCACGCCAGGCAAGTACAGGCGAAAGAGGGACTACAGCTGGCAAATGaactgggcagcctgttcctggAAATCTCCACGAGTGACGACTCCCAAGGCGTCTGCGATGTTTTCCAGTATCTTTGCAAGGAGGTCAGCAAACTACAGCACGCCAGCAGCATGGACAGGAGGCGGTCATCCATCATCCCTCGGCCCAAATCTCCCAACATGCAAGATCTAAAGAGACGTTTCAAACAGGCTTTGTCTTCCAAAGTCAAATAA